A stretch of Bos taurus isolate L1 Dominette 01449 registration number 42190680 breed Hereford chromosome 5, ARS-UCD2.0, whole genome shotgun sequence DNA encodes these proteins:
- the OR6C69G gene encoding olfactory receptor family 6 subfamily C member 69G, whose amino-acid sequence MENHTSVTVFILVGLTEDPKLKIVLFIFLFLTYLLSISGNLTIITLTLLDSHLKTPMYFFLRNFSFLEISYTTVCIPKLLASMATGDKTITYNCCAAQLFFAFLLGASEFYLLAAMSYDRYVAICKPLHYTTIMSNKICIQLVLSSWMAGFLIIFPGLILGLTLDFCNSNVIDHFYCDTVPLLQISCTDTHLFEMLSFILALMTLLITLVLVILSYTYIALTIIKIPSANQRKKAFSTCSSHMIVISLSYDSCIFMYVKPSAKQRISLMKGVAVLNTSVAPLLNPFIYTLRNQQVKQAFKNLLQRLLSLFK is encoded by the coding sequence ATGGAAAACCATACATCAGTGACAGTGTTTATCTTAGTAGGATTGACAGAGGATCCCAAATTGAAGATTGTGCTATTTATCTTCCTGTTTCTCACCTATTTGTTAAGCATCTCTGGCAACTTGACTATCATTACCCTCACTTTGCTTGATTCTCATCTCAAGACTCCTATGTATTTCTTCCTTCGAAATTTTTCCTTCTTAGAAATTTCCTATACAACAGTCTGTATTCCCAAATTGCTTGCTAGCATGGCAACTGGTGACAAAACCATTACCTATAACTGTTGTGCAGCTCagttattttttgctttccttcttgGTGCATCTGAATTTTATCTCCTGGCTGCCATGTCCTATGATCGTTACGTTGCCATCTGTAAACCCTTGCATTATACAACCATCATGAGCAACAAAATCTGTATCCAGCTGGTCCTTAGCTCTTGGATGGCTGGTTTCCTCATCATTTTTCCAGGACTCATTTTAGGCTTAACCTTGGATTTCTGTAACTCCAATGTCATCGATCATTTCTACTGTGACACTGTTCCTCTCCTGCAAATCTCCTGCACAGATACACATTTGTTTGAAATGCTGAGTTTCATCCTAGCCCTGATGACTCTACTGATCACTTTGGTATTAGTGATTCTATCATACACATATATTGCCCTGACAATAATAAAAATTCCTTCTGCCAACCAGAGAAAAAAGGCTTTTTCCACTTGTTCTTCTCACATGATTGTCATCTCCCTCTCATATGACAGCTGCATCTTTATGTACGTGAAACCCTCAGCCAAACAGAGGATCTCCTTAATGAAGGGAGTCGCGGTTCTCAATACCTCTGTTGCCCCACTTTTGAACCCCTTTATTTATACTCTACGGAACCAGCAGGTGAAGCAAGCATTTAAAAACTTGCTACAAAGACTTCTGTCTTTATTCAAGTAA